One region of Oryza sativa Japonica Group chromosome 10, ASM3414082v1 genomic DNA includes:
- the LOC107275416 gene encoding non-specific lipid-transfer protein 2P: MAKWTAAMEMLLLVAVAAAAVAVVVAQAPPPPQCDPGLLSPCAAPIFFGTAPSASCCSSLKAQQGCFCQYAKDPTYASYINSTNARKMIAACGIPLPNCG, encoded by the coding sequence atggccaagtggacgGCTGCGATGGAGATGCTTCtgctggtggcggtggcggcggcagctgtggcggtggtggtggcgcaggcgccgccgccgccacagtgCGACCCCGGGCTGCTGTCGCCATGCGCGGCCCCGATCTTCTTCGGGacggcgccgtcggcgtcgtGCTGCTCTAGCCTGAAAGCACAACAGGGGTGCTTCTGCCAGTACGCGAAAGACCCGACGTACGCGTCCTACATCAACAGCACCAATGCACGCAAGATGATCGCCGCCTGCGGCATCCCCTTGCCCAACTGCGGCTAG
- the LOC107276902 gene encoding probable non-specific lipid-transfer protein 2 — MAKWAAAMEMLLLVVVATVAVAVVVAQSPPPPQCDPGLLSPCAAPIFFGTAPSASCCSSLKAQQGCFCQYAKDPMYASYINSTNARKMIAACGIPLPNCG, encoded by the coding sequence ATGGCGAAGTGGGCGGCTGCAATGGAGATGCttctgctggtggtggtggcgacggtggcggtggcggtggtggtggcgcaatcgccgccgccgccgcagtgtgACCCCGGGCTGCTGTCGCCATGCGCGGCCCCGATCTTCTTCGGGacggcgccgtcggcgtcgtGCTGCTCTAGCCTGAAAGCACAACAGGGGTGCTTCTGCCAGTACGCGAAAGACCCAATGTACGCGTCCTACATCAACAGCACCAACGCACGCAAGATGATCGCCGCCTGCGGCATCCCCTTGCCCAACTGCGGCTAG